AAAAAGAAATACCACTGCAGGGAAATGATCAGCGCCAGCACGATGTAGACAGCGTACATGGGCTCACTCGCCAGGCGAATCCACTGAAACGCCAGCAGGCAGAAAACGAACCCTGCCAGCCAGGCGGATAACACTGGCCGCTGGTACCATCGGTTCACCGGAGCATCGCTGACGTACTGTTGCAATACCCAGCCCAGTGGAATCAAGGCAATCCACCCTAGCCAGCCTGCATTGAGTGGAAAGAAACTGCACCAGAAGAGAATGCTAGACAGCAGGCACCAGCCTATTGCAGGAACGGACTGCATGGAATTTCTCATGACAGGGAAAATGGTGACAATACTTCAATCCAGTCACCGGCAGCATAACGCACTTCGCCAGGCGGGAAAACCGCAAAAGAATCAGCCTGGCTGATGCTTCGCAAATCAGCAGACCCTTTCCACGCTATTGGTGCAGCCCGCCACGGTTTTAATGCAGTGTTCAATTTCACCGGATGATACGTCGGCCGATCTGATCGATGCTGAAAATCGCATTGTAGTTGTGCTGGTAATAGCGAAGTCAGAAACGGCGTAGACAATCCAGAGAGCTTTCGCAGGGCAGGGCGGATAAAGAGTTCAAACCCCACCAGGCTGCTCACCGGATTTCCTGGTAAACCAAATACCAGCGTTCTTCCACATTCGCCAAAAAAGAGCGGCTTGCCTGGCTTGAGTGCAACCTTATGAAAGATTGGCTCCACTCCCAATTGGTGAAGGACTTCTGGCACCAGATCTACCTTGCCTGCCGAGACGCCGCCGGTAATGATCAGCATATCCGATTGCAAACCGGTTTTGATGCACTGCAAGAGATGCTCACGGTTATCGCGGGCGATCCCCAGATAATTCGGAGTTGCCCCAGCGCTATGTATCAATCCCTGCAGCAGGCT
Above is a genomic segment from Planctomycetia bacterium containing:
- a CDS encoding molybdopterin molybdotransferase MoeA gives rise to the protein MSLLSVDEAQQLVLQHTPVPTAFIEIPLHAALGKVLAEEISCDGDSPPFDKSMVDGYAIRSSDIQAGITSFQVVDEVLAGSVSQYEVKTGQAFSIMTGAPIPTSADAVVMHEQTTRNATTVQIPVVVKPGQNILLRAAEMKQGEVVLRTGTSIRPATLGLLASVNRTQVSCFQPVQISLLTTGDEIVEPGEALPAGHIRNSNASLLQGLIHSAGATPNYLGIARDNREHLLQCIKTGLQSDMLIITGGVSAGKVDLVPEVLHQLGVEPIFHKVALKPGKPLFFGECGRTLVFGLPGNPVSSLVGFELFIRPALRKLSGLSTPFLTSLLPAQLQCDFQHRSDRPTYHPVKLNTALKPWRAAPIAWKGSADLRSISQADSFAVFPPGEVRYAAGDWIEVLSPFSLS